One window of Sphingobacteriales bacterium genomic DNA carries:
- a CDS encoding NAD(P)(+) transhydrogenase (Re/Si-specific) subunit beta, with protein MEFQNNLLHLIYFLASLSFIFGLKMLSHPKTARNGNLIAAAGMTLAIIGTIFLYHHDGKPIGNLIWIVLGIIIGTIIGVVMAKKVQMTSMPQMVSFFNGMGGACAALISINEFDKYTTVINAETLMNGEVLMILLGIMIGSISFAGSMIAFGKLEGKIKDYVLPKQQLFNTILLLLILGLCGYVMMQTEGSLSVLFLITLLSLLYGILFVLPIGGADMPVVISLLNSFTGLAAAFGGFLYSNQAMLTGGILVGSAGTILTILMCNAMNRSLLNVLVGAFGGQSKAIGGEQGDAGVIKEISLNDCAVLCNYAQRVIIVPGYGLAVAQAQHITHEFESILEEQGVEVKYAIHPVAGRMPGHMNVLLAESDVDYDKLIEMEEANPLFKNTDVVLVIGANDVVNPAAKDDPTSPIYGMPILDVDEAKTVVILKRGMSAGYAGIENRLFFNDNTRMLFGDAKSSIEKLVRELKSI; from the coding sequence ATGGAGTTCCAAAACAACCTTTTACATCTCATATATTTCCTCGCTTCCCTGTCTTTCATCTTTGGATTAAAAATGCTGAGCCATCCCAAAACAGCACGAAACGGAAATTTGATAGCCGCTGCGGGAATGACCTTAGCCATTATCGGCACGATTTTCTTGTACCATCACGATGGAAAACCCATCGGTAACCTGATTTGGATAGTTTTAGGCATTATCATCGGAACCATCATCGGGGTCGTCATGGCCAAAAAAGTACAAATGACCTCAATGCCCCAGATGGTCTCTTTCTTCAACGGTATGGGTGGTGCCTGTGCCGCATTGATTTCTATCAACGAGTTTGATAAATACACCACCGTCATCAACGCAGAAACCCTGATGAACGGCGAAGTGCTGATGATTTTACTCGGCATCATGATAGGCTCCATCTCTTTTGCAGGAAGTATGATTGCCTTTGGCAAATTAGAAGGTAAAATAAAAGACTACGTATTGCCCAAACAACAACTGTTTAATACCATCCTCCTGCTCCTGATTTTAGGCTTATGTGGATATGTCATGATGCAAACCGAAGGCAGCCTCTCTGTTTTGTTTTTAATCACCCTGCTTTCCTTATTATATGGAATATTGTTTGTTTTGCCGATAGGCGGAGCAGATATGCCGGTAGTTATCTCCCTGCTCAATTCATTTACCGGCTTGGCAGCAGCATTCGGCGGCTTCCTTTACAGCAATCAGGCCATGCTGACAGGCGGCATCCTCGTAGGCTCGGCAGGTACCATCCTCACAATTCTGATGTGCAATGCTATGAACCGCTCATTGCTCAATGTGCTGGTAGGCGCGTTTGGCGGGCAAAGCAAAGCAATCGGCGGTGAACAAGGGGATGCCGGTGTAATCAAAGAAATTTCGCTCAACGATTGCGCCGTGCTCTGCAATTATGCGCAAAGGGTCATCATCGTACCGGGCTATGGTTTAGCTGTCGCACAGGCACAACATATTACCCACGAATTTGAATCTATTCTGGAAGAACAGGGAGTGGAAGTAAAATATGCCATTCACCCCGTCGCAGGCCGGATGCCCGGGCACATGAACGTCCTCTTGGCCGAATCAGATGTGGATTACGACAAACTCATCGAAATGGAAGAAGCCAACCCGTTGTTTAAAAATACGGACGTAGTGTTGGTAATAGGTGCAAATGATGTGGTAAATCCCGCAGCAAAAGATGACCCGACAAGCCCCATCTATGGAATGCCTATCCTCGACGTGGACGAAGCAAAAACAGTGGTTATCTTAAAAAGAGGAATGAGCGCCGGATATGCAGGAATTGAAAACAGACTGTTTTTTAACGACAATACACGAATGTTGTTCGGAGATGCAAAAAGCAGCATCGAAAAATTGGTTCGGGAATTAAAAAGCATCTGA
- a CDS encoding NAD(P) transhydrogenase subunit alpha: MNEILHFFGNNIEAIYVLALSILLGIEVISNVPTVLHTPLMSGANAIHGVVIIGAIIVMGHAQPDNYLALVLGFIAVVMGTLNVVGGFVVTDRMLEMFKKKDKK; encoded by the coding sequence ATGAACGAAATACTGCATTTTTTTGGCAATAACATCGAAGCCATCTATGTCCTGGCATTATCCATCCTTTTGGGAATAGAAGTCATCAGCAATGTTCCAACCGTGCTTCATACGCCCCTGATGTCCGGCGCAAATGCCATACACGGTGTCGTAATTATCGGCGCAATCATCGTCATGGGGCACGCCCAGCCCGACAATTACCTGGCGCTCGTGCTCGGCTTTATTGCGGTGGTCATGGGTACGCTCAACGTCGTGGGCGGATTTGTCGTAACCGACCGTATGTTGGAAATGTTTAAAAAGAAAGATAAAAAATAG